One Trichoderma atroviride chromosome 7, complete sequence DNA segment encodes these proteins:
- a CDS encoding uncharacterized protein (EggNog:ENOG41) — translation MSGHSNVGTSGVYEAGDQRNVKNSEMQHAERFNEGQEGSHIGLDSKDQRSIANRLAAEEQKSEPGDDRETAALKEDPTLPAKMHGNEPSRGAKVDAEIAAEEEEYLQRKGKA, via the exons ATGTCAGGACACTCCAACGTTGGCACATCTGGCGTTTACGAGGCTGGTGACCAGCGAAACGTCAAGAACTCCGAGATGCAGCACGCTGAGCGATTCAACGAGGGACAGGAGGGATCACATATCGGACTTGATTCAA AAGACCAACGCTCCATCGCCAACAGGCTAGCGGCGGAAGAG CAAAAGTCAGAGCCTGGCGATGACAGAGAAACAGCCGCCTTGAAAGAGGACCCGACACTTCCT GCCAAAATGCACGGCAACGAGCCATCACGAGGGGCCAAGGTCGACGCTGAAATTGCAgcggaagaggaagagtaCTTACAACGGAAAGGCAAGGCTTAA
- a CDS encoding uncharacterized protein (EggNog:ENOG41), with the protein MGAITADDKLLVHIPMPLPESFFAAAAQRFPQLRIHYEVAPVVNHRLMNSNELPDDVWDGVTMLCVMPPPSPERMKNVKFVQLASAGSDLWIGHEAYDNKDITFCCTSGAHSVQIAEWAIGAWLAHAHNFRTFMAQADQEDWDMRMNLSGTTTDSPGLRMGILGYGTIGRQVARLAHALGMEIYVQTSSPRSTPESKKLSEYHVPGTSDPDGLLPAKWFSGSGPEAINHFLSQDLDVVLLSLPMSPETKGCIGAEQFKILGKKKPFLINVARGPIVDTPALIEALETGLVRGAALDVTDPEPLPKGHPLWKAPNVFITPHISWQSSRLTERISNIILENLERWNKGEPLLNRVKR; encoded by the exons ATGGGCGCCATCACAGCAGACGACAAACTCCTCGTCCACATCCCCATGCCCCTCCCCGAatccttcttcgccgccgccgcccagcgcTTCCCCCAGCTGCGCATCCACTACGAGGTCGCCCCCGTCGTCAACCACCGCCTGATGAACTCCAACGAGCTGCCCGACGACGTCTGGGACGGCGTCACGATGCTGTGCGTcatgccgccgcccagcccGGAGCGCATGAAGAATGTCAAGTTTGTCCAGCTGGCGTCTGCGGGCAGCGATCTGTGGATCGGGCATGAGGCGTATGACAACAAGGACATCACGTTTTGCTGTACAAGCGGAGCTCATTC AGTTCAAATTGCCGAATGGGCCATTGGCGCATGGCTCGCCCACGCCCACAACTTCCGCACCTTCATGGCCCAAGCAGACCAAGAGGACTGGGACATGAGGATGAACCTGAGCGGCACCACGACCGACTCGCCCGGTCTCCGAAT GGGCATCCTGGGATACGGCACCATCGGCCGCCAAGTCGCCCGCCTCGCCCACGCCCTCGGCATGGAAATCTACGTCCAAACCTCCAGCCCGCGCTCCACGCCCGAGTCCAAGAAGCTCTCCGAGTACCACGTCCCCGGCACCAGCGACCCGGACGGCCTCCTCCCCGCCAAGTGGTTCTCCGGCTCCGGCCCCGAGGCCATCAACCACTTCCTCAGCCAGGACCTGGACGTCGTCCTGCTCAGCCTGCCCATGAGCCCCGAGACCAAGGGGTGCATTGGCGCCGAGCAGTTCAAGATCctcggcaagaagaagcccttCCTCATCAACGTGGCGCGGGGCCCTATTGTCGACACGCCCGCGCTCATCGAGGCTCTGGAGACGGGCCTCGTGCGCGGTGCCGCTCTGGATGTCACGGACCCAGAGCCTTTGCCCAAGGGGCACCCGCTGTGGAAGGCTCCCAATGTCTTCATCACACCGCACATCAGCTGGCAGTCTTCGCGCTTGACTGAGCGTATATCAAACATCATCCTGGAGAACTTGGAGAGGTGGAATAAAGGGGAGCCTCTTCTCAACCGAGTCAAACGATGA
- a CDS encoding 60S ribosomal protein eL14, whose protein sequence is MGEALIEGSNWRLVEVGRIVLINGEHPYSGRLAAIVEIIDHKRVLVEGPSSDPKLKVPRQALHLTKALLSQFVIENLPRGARQTALTKAWEKAEIDAKWKGSNWAKKREQIERRKALTDFDRFKVLRLKKQRRFEERKALAKVKASA, encoded by the exons ATGGGCGAAGCACTGATTGAGGGTTCAAACTGGCGCCTCGTCGAGGTCGGCCGCATCGTGCTGATTAACGGCGAGCACCCCTACAGCGGCCGCCTGGCCGCTATCGTCGAGATCATCGATCACAAGCGA GTTCTCGTCGAGGGCCCCTCTTCAGACCCCAAGCTCAAGGTTCCCCGACAAGCCCTGCACCTCACCAAGGCTCTCCTCTCTCAGTTCGTCATCGAGAACCTGCCCCGAGGCGCCCGACAGACCGCCCTCACCAAGGCCTGGGAGAAGGCTGAGATCGACGCCAAGTGGAAGGGCAGCAACTGGGCCAAGAAGCGCGAACAGATTGAGCGAAGAAAGGCTCTGACCGACTTCGACCGCTTCAAGGTCCTCCGCCTCAAGAAGCAGCGACGATTTGAGGAGCGCAAGGCTctggccaaggtcaaggccTCCGCATAA
- a CDS encoding uncharacterized protein (BUSCO:EOG092D0320), with the protein MPAFDQPVDSPKKGRIVKSAYDSDSFEANGSIHVEGVVGSATISPSGRDIALASPEGLAIIDLDSPYSPPRRLRGSGQPWLVVDVQWSPFTARDYWVVSTANHRALVWNLNLRDDSNTGAIEHSLQGHTRAITDVNFSAHHPDLLATCSVDGYVHWWDLRRPRQPVLTFCDFFAGATQVKFNRRDPHILASSHDRWLRIWDERKVSEPVKSIDAHTSKIYGLDWSRSDTTGLVTCSLDQSIKFWDYSNDGDELEHVIHTEYPVWRARHTPFGYGLLAMPQNEPGDLYMYDRLWSKDESIEASRKPVAVFPGHGDHQAKEFLWRTRGGVTDDKLDDREFQLVTWGTDNELRLHCIDPSIFSAVGYKKGSPALGGISTTRNGATYKTFRAVDDASTIDKRASTMKDSKNSTGGLVHKQSALTAAARSPAPLGRQMRPAWRGPSMKAKNIMGKRLDPSQAQIGWMKGISITKRKGLLDGPRRLMSKDSGIMGHGYDDQWGEPDTIQEELLRVSTQIPKVKWDNIDMDNLTLSASLNGPWGKDGENIFVKVKIDIPTEYPKLKAPKFTIERSSFMQEEMYKRLDRELHELADQFLRRKQNCLEVIFTYLLGEVDLESSTTFFKNVRDLDDDLDGLADDSSTDEEEEIPAGGSASMSQELPPADADTAIAIPARTIVPPPPLTCGARFSHDGRLICFFPTKEEKARVLFQTSADVNKDRSRLDQPFFAGFGRLTHDPPPRYKYTTEEASATDDQSDSDESGESSSSSSDSESTSINKMSLWYHSSRHLRKAWSEDRSIRSSGGGTGTGIGTGTGTGTSRRKIGRPRNAVSIHDLRPDLPSKREFAQEYAIFGDGADVCEHNARVAEKYGYPDLMSVWQYLALLLKKGIPLEVLASNQRRASILVIARDSVSKTRAIDDEQGITPVGGNALLGRVKWGRHPLAKAFIQELFNYFEKIADIQMLAMLSCIFSESSTDDSVAYVESQLPSQETPLPLKAPSFSLDYFPTDATMWNIYGRGIPHSNVTTPGTLHTPLPYAGSHASDDGMTWTGEPGTNSYSCGETPPPPPPPKARPLTADADPPPTMLSRSPSASNRPLSRVSTGFSSAFSTNFSRSFTGASSSSPPAGQLRKKPSPAEMILNTLTPRTGYASAGPSYPVGDSSGGRNSVSDDEYRRDDTLSLVPVSVSVFVEDQTIFDDDGWLSEPLLEPSRSNVYANYRYAYAEMLQMWRQPLARLEVMKFNVLKDELPFTGAEGSFHDSFTLQDGASGNTNHLKTGSSPIIMGKKDQLQILAASGRGLDVTGICRVHETQLDPMRYTSTDSKVGGAVGNCDRCHRVQGQLRCVYCLEPVDALFPPCLTCGCSSHEECLAEWHAAGEMFCPAGDECNCVEQASNGQVESWAALRGAVLKSQSHSKLSMLPGPALGEKDEEYRYEKKSNFTNHREDTNGDWERVGRNVPSRAQGSITTPGLSFVRFKTPAGAWSRASSQRRNGKRGT; encoded by the exons ATGCCGGCATTTGACCAGCCCGTGGATTCGCCCAAGAAGGGCCGAATCGTAAAGTCGGCGTATGATAGCGATAGCTTCGAGGCCAATGGCTCAATCCACGTTGAAGGCGTCGTCGGCTCTGCTACTATTTCGCCCTCAGGACGGGATATTGCCCTGGCATC TCCCGAAGGGCTTGCAATTATTGACTTGGACTCGCCATACAGCCCGCCACGGCGTCTGCGAGGCTCTGGCCAGCCATGGCTGGTTGTCGATGTGCAGTGGTCTCCATTCACTGCCCGAGACTATTGGGTCGTCTCGACTGCAAATCACCGCGCATTGGTGTGGAACCTCAATCTCAGAGATGATTCAAACACCGGAGCAATCGAACACTCCCTCCAAGGCCATACCAGAGCCATCACAGACGTCAATTTCTCTGCTCACCACCCCGATCTCCTTGCGACCTGCTCTGTAGATGGCTATGTGCACTGGTGGGATCTCCGTCGGCCTCGCCAGCCGGTGCTCACCTTTTGCGACTTTTTTGCCGGAGCTACTCAGGTCAAGTTCAACCGCCGAGATCCTCACATCCTCGCTTCGTCACATGATCGTTGGTTGCGGATTTGGGATGAGCGAAAGGTTTCCGAGCCCGTGAAGTCGATCGACGCACACACATCCAAGATTTATGGATTGGACTGGAGTCGAAGCGACACGACAGGCCTTGTTACGTGCTCATTAGACCAGAGCATCAAATTTTGGGATTATAgcaatgatggcgatgaattGGAGCATGTTATTCACACGGAGTACCCGGTTTGGAGAGCCCGCCATACGCCCTTTGGCTATGGTCTCCTTGCGATGCCGCAGAATGAACCTGGCGATTTGTACATGTATGACCGACTGTGGTCAAAGGACGAGAGCATAGAAGCGTCACGGAAACCGGTTGCTGTCTTTCCTGGCCATGGAGATCATCAAGCAAAGGAGTTCCTCTGGAGAACTCGAGGTGGGGTTACAGATGATAAACTTGACGATCGAGAATTCCAGCTTGTAACCTGGGGTACGGATAACGAGCTGAGGCTTCATTGCATTGATCCTAGTATATTCTCGGCAGTGGGATACAAAAAGGGGTCTCCAGCTTTGGGCGGAATCAGTACTACTCGGAATGGAGCGACATACAAAACATTCCGGGCAGTTGATGATGCCTCCACAATCGATAAACGAGCGAGTACGATGAAAGATTCCAAGAATAGCACAGGCGGGCTAGTGCACAAGCAAAGCGCCCTTACAGCTGCTGCACGATCTCCTGCGCCTCTCGGCCGTCAGATGAGGCCGGCGTGGCGTGGGCCATCGATGAAAGCCAAAAATATAATGGGTAAGAGATTGGATCCAAGCCAAGCTCAAATTGGTTGGATGAAAGGCATTAGCATAACGAAGAGAAAGGGCCTGTTGGATGGACCTAGACGGCTAATGTCCAAGGATTCTGGCATCATGGGCCACGGCTATGACGACCAATGGGGCGAGCCTGATACAATCCAAGAAGAGCTCCTGCGTGTCAGCACACAGATTCCCAAAGTCAAATGGGACAATATCGATATGGATAACCTGACACTGAGTGCCTCGCTCAATGGTCCTTGGGGAAAAGACGGAGAAAACATCTTCGTCAAGGTGAAGATCGATATACCTACAGAGTATCCAAAGCTCAAGGCACCGAAATTCACCATTGAGAGAAGCTCCTTTATGCAGGAGGAAATGTACAAGCGACTTGACCGAGAGCTTCACGAGCTTGCGGATCAATTCCTGCGAAGGAAACAAAATTGCCTGGAGGTGATTTTTACCTATCTGCTGGGTGAAGTCGACCTCGAATCCAGCACCACCTTCTTTAAGAACGTTCGTGATTTAGATGATGATCTCGATGGGCTTGCCGATGATAGTTCCacggacgaagaagaggagattcCAGCTGGCGGGTCGGCATCCATGTCTCAGGAATTGCCTCCTGCTGACGCAGACACTGCCATTGCAATTCCGGCTCGTACTATAGttccgccgcctcctttAACATGTGGCGCTCGATTCTCGCATGATGGACGACTCATTTGCTTCTTCCCtacaaaggaagaaaaggcacgTGTTTTGTTCCAAACGTCTGCAGATGTGAACAAGGACCGCTCAAGGTTGGACCAGCCGTTCTTTGCTGGCTTTGGTCGCCTAACACATGATCCACCTCCGCGATACAAGTATACTACTGAGGAGGCATCCGCTACGGATGATCAATCAGACTCTGATGAGTCGGGCgaatcatcttcctcgtcaagTGACTCCGAGTCTACATCGATAAATAAAATGAGTCTTTGGTATCACTCAAGTCGACATCTTAGAAAGGCCTGGAGTGAGGATCGATCTATCCGATCTAGTGGTGGTGGAACCGGGACTGGAATAGGCACCGGCACAGGTACCGGGACAAGCCGCCGAAAGATTGGTCGGCCTCGAAATGCAGTCTCTATCCATGACCTGCGGCCAGATCTGCCTTCCAAACGGGAGTTTGCTCAGGAGtatgccatctttggcgacgGAGCAGATGTTTGCGAACACAACGCAAGAGTTGCAGAGAAATACGGCTATCCTGATCTGATGAGTGTATGGCAGTACTTGGCCCTGCTGTTGAAGAAAGGGATACCGCTCGAGGTCCTGGCTAGCAACCAGAGACGAGCTTCTATCCTTGTCATTGCTCGGGACAGTGTATCCAAGACTCGCGCCATCGATGATGAACAAGGCATCACTCCAGTAGGAGGCAATGCTTTGTTAGGCCGGGTGAAATGGGGTCGGCATCCGTTGGCAAAGGCTTTCATTCAAGAGCTTTTCAACTATTTTGAAAAGATTGCCGACATACAAATGTTGGCGATGCTTTCTTGCATCTTTAGCGAGTCTTCGACCGATGATAGCGTTGCCTATGTGGAATCGCAGCTTCCATCTCAGGAAACACCGCTTCCTCTCAAGGCACCATCATTCTCTCTGGACTACTTTCCTACAGATGCTACGATGTGGAATATCTATGGTCGGGGTATACCGCATTCGAACGTGACTACGCCCGGCACTCTTCACACACCTCTACCTTATGCTGGCTCACACGCGTCAGACGATGGAATGACATGGACAGGCGAGCCCGGGACCAATTCGTACTCGTGTGGCGAGaccccgccgccgccgccgccgccgaaagCGAGGCCTCTGACAGCCGATGCAGACCCTCCTCCGACGATGTTATCGCGGTCTCCCTCCGCCTCCAACCGACCTCTTTCAAGAGTTAGCACTGGATTTAGTTCGGCATTTTCAACCAACTTCTCGCGGTCATTCACCGGGGCCAGCTCATCGTCGCCGCCTGCAGGGCAACTAAGGAAGAAACCAAGTCCGGCAGAAATGATTCTGAACACACTGACACCGCGTACCGGATATGCCAGCGCTGGGCCATCCTATCCTGTAGGGGACTCTAGTGGAGGTAGGAATTCTGTATCGGACGATGAGTACCGTCGAGACGATACGCTGTCTCTCGTGCCAGTGAGCGTCTCTGTATTTGTGGAGGATCAGACAATATTCGATGACGACGGCTGGCTAAGTGAGCCTCTACTGGAGCCAAGCCGCTCCAACGTTTATGCCAATTACCGCTACGCATATGCTGAGATGCTCCAGATGTGGAGACAGCCCCTTGCTCGTCTTGAAGTCATGAAGTTCAATGTCTTGAAGGATGAATTGCCTTTTACCGGAGCAGAAGGAAGCTTCCACGACTCATTTACGCTCCAGGACGGTGCGAGTGGGAATACAAACCATCTCAAGACGGGATCATCGCCTATCATCATGGGCAAGAAGGATCAGCTACAAATCCTAGCCGCCTCGGGCCGCGGCTTGGATGTGACGGGAATCTGCCGCGTCCATGAGACTCAATTAGACCCGATGCGATACACTTCGACCGATTCCAAAGTCGGCGGGGCCGTGGGTAACTGCGATCGCTGCCATCGTGTCCAGGGCCAGCTCCGCTGCGTATACTGCTTGGAACCTGTAGATGCCCTCTTCCCACCATGCCTGACGTGCGGGTGCTCAAGCCACGAGGAGTGTCTCGCGGAATGGCATGCCGCGGGAGAGATGTTTTGTCCTGCCGGAGACGAATGCAACTGCGTCGAGCAAGCTTCCAACGGCCAGGTGGAATCGTGGGCTGCTCTTCGAGGCGCCGTGCTGAAGTCGCAGTCACATTCCAAGCTGTCGATGCTGCCGGGTCCGGCGTTGGGTGAAAAGGACGAAGAGTATAGatatgagaagaagagcaatttTACTAATCACAGGGAGGACACCAACGGTGACTGGGAACGAGTCGGTAGGAACGTGCCGAGCAGGGCTCAGGGCTCCATAACAACTCCAGGACTGAGTTTTGTACGCTTCAAGACGCCTGCGGGTGCATGGTCAAGGGCGTCGAGCCAGAGGCGGAATGGGAAGAGGGGGACTTGA
- a CDS encoding uncharacterized protein (EggNog:ENOG41~TransMembrane:4 (i122-142o148-168i237-257o277-301i)), which yields MECELFYDGGLTRADHVVLKNLENDITKRREARAEQSKADNDWHHVLAESRAEPQDEKDSIEAVRDIALLKSLRDPSDAHFEPTIFVSIDDLPNRLPKSVNNLVLQPFVRWARKTARHETDVVMIVHLVLYFTTSVPSAIILFRNFNLIHGIVHAVMQVYYVGTYTLMMHQHIHQRGILSKQYALFDKLFPYITDPLMGHTWNSYFYHHVKHHHIEGNGPDDLSSTIRYQRDDIFHFLHYVSRFFFLVWLDLPTYFMQKRRWGLALRAAGWEFGTYFFYYSMATFVNKQATFFVYIIPFLLMRLGLMAGNWGQHAFVDPDEPDSDYRSSITLVDVASNRFCFNDGYHTSHHLNPLRHWRDHPISFLEQRRTYGKEGAILFHNIDFLMITYRLIVKDYETLAKCMVPLGAQADLTMEGRIKFLRSLTRKFSEEEIQKKFKKQA from the exons ATGGAGTGCGAACTGTTTTATGACGGCGGTCTCACACGTGCAGATCACGTTGTGCTGAAAAATTTGGAGAACGACATCACTAAGAGACGGGAGGCTCGCGCGGAACAATCCAAAGCTGACAATGACTGGCACCATGTCTTAGCAGAGTCCCGGGCTGAACCGCAGGACGAAAAGGACTCAATTGAGGCCGTCAGGGACATTGCTCTCCTCAAGTCCCTGAGAGACCCCAGCGATGCTCACTTTGAGCCAACCATATTTGTGTCCATTGACGACCTCCCTAACCGCCTTCCCAAGTCTGTCAACAATCTTGTCCTGCAGCCATTCGTTCGCTGGGCACGGAAAACAGCCCGGCATGAGACGGACGTGGTGATGATTGTGCATCTGGTGCTGTATTTTACCACATCAGTCCCGAGCGCCATCATTTTATTCCGAAACTTTAACCTCATCCATGGAATCGTCCATGCTGTTATGCAGGTCTACTATGTTGGCACCTACACGCTCATGATGCACCAGCACATTCACCAGCGTGGAATCCTGTCCAAGCAGTACGCCTTGTTTGACAAGCTATTTCCGTACATTACGGATCCCTTGATGGGACATACGTGGAACTCATACTTTTACCACCACGTCAAACACCACCACATCGAAGGCAACGGGCCAGATGACCTGTCCTCCACGATCCGCTACCAACGAGACGACATCTTCCATTTCCTTCACTACGTGTcgcgtttctttttcctcgtcTGGTTGGATCTTCCCACGTACTTTATGCAAAAGCGCCGCTGGGGATTGGCTCTGCGAGCAGCAGGCTGGGAATTCGGCACCTACTTCTTCTATTATTCCATGGCAACCTTTGTCAACAAACAAGCCACCTTTTTTGTGTACATCATCCCGTTCCTACTGATGAGACTGGGATTGATGGCGGGCAACTGGGGCCAGCATGCTTTTGTCGACCCCGACGAGCCAGACTCTGATTACCGATCAAGCATCACCTTGGTGGATGTTGCA AGCAACCGATTCTGCTTCAATGATGGTTATCATACCTCGCACCACCTTAACCCGCTCAGACATTGGCGCGATCACCCAATCTCTTTCTTGGAGCAGCGGAGAACCTATGGCAAAGAAGGAGCAATTCTATTTCACAACATTGACTTCTTGATGATTACTTACCGACTGATTGTAAAAGATTATGAAACCCTGGCTAAATGCATGGTTCCGCTTGGAGCCCAAGCAGATCTCACGATGGAGGGACGAATCAAGTTTTTGAGGAGCCTGACACGCAAAttttcagaagaagaaatccagAAGAAGTTCAAAAAGCAGGCCTAA
- a CDS encoding uncharacterized protein (EggNog:ENOG41), which yields MIPIHSLPSAADGEADDQSSFDDDHSSAVSGFTRLPAELRLKIWSCSVEPRIVILDDLVHKPNSYPIPVVTRLNAEARIETREGYEPVGRGSHIHFARDILVCDPNIADQSSNTPLEELAPLVERLAFWDCFPDDGRIEVPGHYSAYLERWYPQERPGKVEFDKFWFPNLKDLWIVKVGEVDRSWMIGVDQNLPYDVRLRKTARQFRYWIDENIVEIAPLDLDEPETKAVLRDGRCGKEDCQSLNHGRSKMVSKVIFMDGKYRKMESSEGWQRILPWSTKVTQATEKDTSENRMRWIIVERILTFSLRWEGPDDEVTISARRKTPEMPERRAIYDTR from the coding sequence ATGATACCGATTCATTCGCTCCCCAGCGCTGCCGACGGCGAGGCTGATGACCAGTCCAGTTTTGACGATGACCACTCGTCCGCCGTCTCGGGCTTTACTCGTCTACCCGCAGAACTCCGTCTCAAGATATGGTCTTGCTCGGTGGAGCCGCGCATCGTCATACTGGACGATCTTGTCCACAAGCCAAACTCGTATCCTATCCCTGTTGTCACTCGCCTGAACGCAGAGGCTCGGATTGAGACTAGAGAAGGCTACGAGCCTGTAGGCCGCGGATCTCATATTCACTTTGCCAGAGACATTCTGGTCTGCGACCCCAACATAGCTGACCAGAGCTCCAACACTCCCCTGGAAGAGCTCGCCCCGCTTGTCGAGAGGCTCGCCTTTTGGGATTGCTTCCCTGACGATGGACGTATCGAGGTGCCTGGCCATTATTCCGCCTATCTAGAGAGGTGGTACCCCCAGGAGAGGCCTGGCAAAGTCGAATTCGACAAGTTTTGGTTTCCCAATCTGAAAGACTTGTGGATCGTCAAGGTTGGCGAGGTAGACAGGTCTTGGATGATTGGCGTGGACCAAAACCTCCCCTACGACGTACGACTGAGAAAAACGGCACGGCAATTTCGGTACTGGATAGATGAGAACATTGTGGAGATTGCCCCCTTGGACTTGGATGAGCCGGAAACCAAAGCTGTCTTGCGAGACGGGCGATGTGGTAAGGAAGATTGCCAATCACTGAACCATGGCCGCTCTAAAATGGTCTCCAAAGTCATCTTCATGGATGGCAAATATcgcaagatggagagctcCGAGGGTTGGCAGCGCATCCTACCATGGTCCACCAAGGTCACTCAAGCTACGGAGAAGGACACGTCAGAAAACCGAATGAGATGGATTATTGTTGAGAGGATATTGACTTTTTCTCTAAGATGGGAGGGCCCAGATGACGAGGTCACAATCTCAGCTCGACGAAAAACGCCAGAGATGCCAGAAAGACGGGCCATCTACGACACAAGATAG
- a CDS encoding uncharacterized protein (EggNog:ENOG41) produces MFGFRKTLDIITLFHKASSPASVRVSNLLKQASTSAQTSAVDDASARRDPFELNITEDAPTLDQVETILQYVGQNGAAQVVKGARDDKDALRKFKENKENLLRPLNFIMTEAMRMNPLPAPHPVLPAADFPRVYAEDFPHGDREAYAKYYPYGLPVTYKMIHGVHSQGVAQTYLEDNLPIGFYANIPPKAAAIISTSNGSRPFRNLDQIQPQRRIHLWTKDEIQAICNSLRKLHWDGLKNMQQPYCWDDLWTYFDAYDLYHNGCLNLWNVINTIWDENKLISIDVKREVAAHIGHWADEWLKLKENRKKLTQWKESQGSIYRILNDKDHESLGSLQDDVVPLIASALKSRRAYLLSNMEAEKAEEPADLVTAFRTNSVENWLTGQPVFDGSGLPPPPVSEPHLIVNGSNAPKVPQGPINKAYQKKNDEIQSQNDTRRTSSMPETSSPMISSDGLELGRRRSQLAADNEHSTSADVRRSSESAALSITEQELSDTSLCIKKGGPDANLGNPMKEIADKKRAEQDATHISRSDDVRIQLASMKAQQHQQHHHQQQQQQQPQAFERPD; encoded by the exons ATGTTCGGATTT CGCAAGACCCTCGACATAATCACGCTCTTCCACAAGGCGAGCTCTCCAGCCTCTGTGCGAGTGTCCAACCTGCTGAAGCAGGCATCCACGAGCGCCCAGACGAGTGCCGTCGACGATGCCAGTGCTCGCCGCGACCCATTTGAGCTCAACATCACCGAGGACGCCCCAACCCTCGATCAGGTGGAGACAATCTTGCAGTACGTTGGCCAGAACGGCGCCGCTCAGGTCGTCAAGGGCGCAAGAGACGACAAGGATGCGCTGAGGAAGTTCAAGGAGAACAAGGAGAACTTGCTACGGCCGCTG AACTTCATCATGACTGAGGCCATGCGAATGAACCCACTACCGGCACCGCATCCGGTTCTTCCTGCGGCTGATTTCCCTCGTGTTTACGCCGAAGATTTCCCCCATGGAGATCGTGAAGCATATGCTAAATACTATCCATATGGGCTTCCTGTCACCTACAAAATGATCCATGGCGTGCACTCGCAAGGAGTGGCCCAGACATATTTGGAGGACAATCTTCCTATCGGCTTCTACGCCAACATTCCTCCAAAAGCGGCAGCCATCATCTCAACATCGAACGGAAGTCGACCATTCCGGAACTTGGATCAGATTCAACCCCAGCGTCGAATTCACTTGTGGACCAAAGACGAAATCCAAGCGATTTGCAACTCACTTCGCAAGCTCCATTGGGATGGGCTGAAGAATATGCAGCAGCCCTACTGCTGGGATGACTTGTGGACTTACTTCGATGCCTATGACCTCTATCATAACGGCTGTCTAAACCTCTGGAATGTCATCAATACCATTTGGGATGAAAATAAGCTCATTTCGATTGACGTGAAGCGCGAAGTAGCCGCTCATATCGGCCATTGGGCGGATGagtggctgaagctgaaggagaaTCGCAAGAAACTGACGCAGTGGAAAGAGTCTCAAGGCTCCATCTATCGCATTCTCAATGATAAGGACCATGAATCGTTGGGTTCGCTGCAAGATGACGTTGTGCCACTCATTGCGAGCGCACTAAAAAGTCGTCGTGCCTATCTTCTTTCTAACATGGAAGCAGAGAAAGCTGAAGAGCCTGCTGATCTGGTAACAGCATTCCGTACGAACAGCGTTGAGAACTGGCTTA CTGGACAGCCAGTTTTTGACGGTAGTGGACTGCCACCGCCTCCTGTATCTGAACCTCACC TCATCGTCAACGGTAGCAATGCACCAAAAGTGCCGCAGGGACCTATCAACAAAGCCTATCAGAAGAAAAACGACGAAATACAAAGCCAAAATGACACTCGCAGAACCTCATCGATGCCAGAGACGTCATCTCCCATGATCTCTAGCGACGGCCTGGAGCTTGGGCGCAGAAGGTCACAGCTAGCGGCGGATAATGAACATTCTACCAGCGCTGATGTTAGACGAAGCTCTGAGTCGGCAGCTTTGTCAATCACCGAGCAAGAGCTATCTGATACTTCACTGTGTATCAAGAAAGGGGGACCGGACGCCAATCTGGGCAATCCTATGAAAGAGATTGCGGACAAAAAGCGAGCAGAGCAAGATGCTACTCATATCAGTCGATCAGACGATGTGAGAATACAATTGGCATCGATGAaagcccagcagcatcaacaacatcatcatcagcagcagcagcagcagcagcctcaggcTTTTGAGCGACCTGATTAG